DNA from Camelina sativa cultivar DH55 unplaced genomic scaffold, Cs unpScaffold02735, whole genome shotgun sequence:
CAGTGTTTGCCTAAACTGCTTTATGGTATGatatttgctttaatttttgGTGAATGTTCTCTGCAGTAGtcctcttattttttttcgtgACAGGTTATTGTGATGGATCAAGAAGTATAGTAAATGGTTCAGGGATCAATGCTTCTATCGCTGGGGCGTCTCTTGGTTTCTCTATTTACTTGAAAGATGCTTATGGTTATCCCTCGTCAGTCCAAGTGGATAGACTTCAGGTCAGAATCCTACTCGAGGCTGATTCCTCCTTCATTCTGCCAACCATACACCCAAGAGAGACCCTCAATGGTACAATTTCTTACTTTCGTACAATTAGATGATGTCTTCACTTGTGGCTTATATTGGCAAATGATTTTAACAGGGACTGGATCAAGTTCCCAAACTGCTACCCCCTTGTATGAGAAACATGGCAGAAGAGTAAGAAGCAGACTATATGCATATATGCTTATGCATACCTGATTAGGCATAGAGACTTAAGGGAATTTCTTACTTGCAGGGTTCAGGTAGTCTAGCGACTCAAGCGAGTATTTTTGACGTAACTTATACTCCAAAAAGGAGTGGAATCTATAAAATTCTTATATCATCTGGAAACATAGTCCTCCATGGAGGCCAGCCTTTCGTCAAGGAAGTATATGCTGGTATCATGCTCCTTAACCGAATCTAGACAACCTGTAACTTCCATGTGTATATTAATTGGGAAAATGTCCATTCTTTCTGTTTATGATCACCACACTCACTCTTGCTTTTCTCAGGTGAAATTAATGTGGCGGCGTGTAGTGTGACC
Protein-coding regions in this window:
- the LOC104774411 gene encoding protein GAMETE EXPRESSED 2-like, coding for MSFTLFEPGNFLLTLSDMKQHNKSISGMPYAYTVYIGYCDGSRSIVNGSGINASIAGASLGFSIYLKDAYGYPSSVQVDRLQVRILLEADSSFILPTIHPRETLNGTGSSSQTATPLYEKHGRRGSGSLATQASIFDVTYTPKRSGIYKILISSGNIVLHGGQPFVKEVYAGEINVAACSVTQFNGK